Genomic window (Geotrypetes seraphini chromosome 6, aGeoSer1.1, whole genome shotgun sequence):
GTGCAGTACTTCATTTTTACTTGGGCTATATGTGTAAAAGGGCATGTATATTTTCTTTAAGTGAATGGTTTAGgtccttttctctctttttatggagttcttttactgtatttttatatttgttttattgtaaactgcctgaACAGTGTATAAAGTACCAAATTTTACATAAACTGCAAACTTTAATACAAGGCTGGCAGGAATCAATGTTGTGCACTTGGGGTGTACATGGCTAAAGAAAGGTTGGGTTGTGCTCATTTAAAACTCTTTTCCTGATGTCTGGGAATCTCTCATGTTTtataactatttaatttttttagacGGATTAATATGCACACAAGAGCTTAAAATCCATACAATCAATCGCATACATATTGATTTGTAGGAATATGCATGTACAAGCAATGTGTGCACTTTAAAAAGTTTGGCACCAAAATGACCTGAATGCATGCTCACAAATGAGCTCCCCTATTGTGCTTTGCAATGTGGAAAGTCCCAAATTATGTCACTGAGCAGGGATTTCTGCTACCTGGGTCAGATGGGGATGCTATAGAGGCAGCCTAAGGTTGAGTGGTGACTGGATTGATACATATGATTATAGGGTTCCAGAAGGAACTCTGGCGCATGGTTCCCTGGCCTGGGACTGTCACCACAATGACTAGActgagaggaagattctcaaaacttacagtGATCTTAACGATAGCCACTAAACCTgctccagctggtttagcatgcatgtattttagcggctgattatcaaaatggcttaccacggtcttttccgagctttctagcagtctccgactctgTCATGCAactgtagtacaatgaggtcattaatattaaaatggtagtaaaatgggctcatcaatattcaAAGGAGCACTCCGGGCGATTCTCTATCATTTCCATGTGATTCCCCAAGTGCGGTGATGGATTTTGGTGACAAAAAATCACCAACTACTCTGGGGGggtgccggtactgtgaaaatcacatctcaggcatgtgtttctggcactggtctcagttagggcactggcctttgacctaggggccgccgtgggagtggaattctgggcacgatggaccactggtctgacccagcagcggcaattcttatgttcttaaaatatttgacaataaaaaaatgtacatgaattatagtagtttttttaaggggggaacaaaagcacgcttcttgagcaCCTGTATTATAGATgtgtctcatgtgtttctggctgtggctcatgataaaattacaaaattcaaAAGCCCATGAATTATAGGTGTTTGTGAGTCGTGCATGTTTTGTGCTACAATGGCGGATGGCATTATGGATGGTGGCTCTTATCCTCTCACTTTCCATGTTGTCCTGTTGAGAAGATATGCAATGAGACCAGAAGATGATGATGGTGTTGCTTTTCCCAGCACATATGCACATTTAAGCCTCTTTTCGAggtgtattctgcacatgtgtcgatcgctatcaccagcgactcatcacaTATAAATTTAACGAACCTTTGTGAAACTccgcgaacctcatttgcatgcgtggtttTTTGAGAATAACtcgtctttttgaaatcattataaTAATGGCCATGACAGTGGCCCATCAGATTTTTCTGGTGATATTAGAGAATCTTTCTGTTGCTGGGAGAGAAATAAAATATCTGACAATTCAGGGTAGCTGCAAATGAAAGCTCATGGCACCAGATCCCAGCCCTGGAAATACAACGAAATAGGAGAAACTGctgtgttacaaaaaaaaaaggtttaatgcCCTTAGCAATATATTGTTCCTGGTGTATCAGAGCACAAATCACTAACAAAGCTTCTTGCCTTAAAATAGCACATGTAACAACCAAAGACTTGCAAACAAGAAATATAGGGACAGTTTCCATGTCTCTACCACACCCTGAAGATCCTATGGTGGGCCAGCGCAGCAGGAGACTCATTATTTTGCTATTGTTGCTGAAAAGCGCATTATCTTATTTCgataagtgtcaatttgcagaaaggaaattctatgggtattttttttttaacattgtttcagatcattgattgaactatatccacagcattctcttcttggttgagctgaaaacttctcagcactccctcctgctttacgagggggtgctgaaaagttctcagcccaaccaacttcctaaaatctgagcattattttaccactgtaagggaaagggattggaacttgtataccacctttttgtagtaaTACAACCGCACTCAAAGCGgtatacatacaggtacttcatgcatttttccaatctgtcctggtgggcttatcaTCTaggagctgaaaagagtattatcttatttggttaagtgccaatttgcagaaacattcTGTTTTTGACATTGATTGAACCTAATCCTCGTCCTtctttttttggttgggctgagaacttttcagcaacccctggtactgaacttttttttattttttgcccgCTCCCTTTTCTTTTTTGATAGGGAAAATTATACACCCTGTGGGCAGTGcatgcactttttttttccatctgaTCAGGATGGACAATTTTTCAAAGAAGCAGAAATctctcatgttttttttttaaaatttattcctTAGCTTATGACTTTAGAAAATAAATCCTTGCAATTATTGTGTGTTATCATATATTATAAGGCATTTATATTAAATACAAATACCTGGAAATCATACAAGAACAAAAGAGTGCTGCAAACAGCTTGACAGTTTAATGGTTAAATCTGTATCTAATTAGTAGGCTGTTGAGGTCATGCTGATGTCATTCCTGTAACCTGAGCTTTGAGCTCTTGGTTCCCTTTAAATATTAGCTTTGAGAGCATGCTGTTCGCTAATTCTTTCGACTAGTCCTTCAGGGGAAATACCAGCAGCTTCACAAATAGATGAAAGCACAGAAAGGCAATCCGGTCTCCAGAATGTCAACCTCCTTGAGAGTCAGTCCCTCTGTCAATGGCTATCGCTTTGACACAGCCTCTCGCAAAAAAGGAGTCGCCAACATCTTTGAAAGCACCGACCAAGAGTCTCTGCAGAGGCTTTTCAAAAACTCGGGGGACAAGAAAGCCGAGGAGCGAGCCAAGATCATTTTCTCCATCGACCAGGACACAGAGGAGAAATCGA
Coding sequences:
- the TCIM gene encoding transcriptional and immune response regulator; this encodes MKAQKGNPVSRMSTSLRVSPSVNGYRFDTASRKKGVANIFESTDQESLQRLFKNSGDKKAEERAKIIFSIDQDTEEKSRALMALKQRTKDKLVQFMKLQKYSIKVI